The genomic DNA CGAATTGTTCCAGTACTGAGGCGATCGTGGTGCTCGCCGAGGGCATCAGCATAGGCGGCACCATATTCAAGATGATATGAAGAGTGTCAATACCGTGCTGCCTGAAAAAGTCCCTGAACAACAGAGCGTCGTCAATTGCATCAATGTCACGAAAATCAACAAGACACAGCACCATTGCCTCGAATTCCTTTGCAAGCTGTGGCGATGAGAGGTCCACATGCAGCAGATCCCAAGCATTGGCCGTCCCCTCTATGAGGACAAAATCAACATTCTTCGAGACCGCATCATACCCCTCTTTGATTCGCGCAAGAAGATCATCATGACCCACCCGTAGGAACTCGTCAGGGCTCACGCGAGTCCGGACAACAGGACAAATGGCATCAAGGGATTGCTCCATCGAGAGGTAGTCCTTCATCAGAGCAGCATCTTCATCTACTGCGTGTTCGGCGTCACTGAGTTCGTAGCTCTTCTCACCAACCGGCTTGAAGTACGAGACCGTCTTGCCAGCAGCACGTAGTCGAGCAGCCAATGCAAGAGCAACAAGGGTCTTTCCAGTAGATCCGTGTCCGGCAATGAAAATATTCTGCACCATGTGATCACTCTCCAATCGTAATCTTCACGTCAACAGCACAAACGCCTTTCCCCTGCTCATACCCGAACAGTGGATTAATGTCAAGTTCTACAATGTCCTCAAAGTCGGTCACGAGCTGACTGATCTTGAGAACCGTGTCCTCTAATGCGTTCATGTCTGAGGGTGGTTCACCGCGAACACCCCTCAGCAGGGTGGCGATCTTGGTCTCGGAGATCAACTCTCCTACATCTGAACGTGTCATCGGTGCAAGTCTGAATGCAACATCCTTGAGATAATTGACGAAGATGCCACCAGCACCGAACATAATGAGCGGCCCAAATTGAACATCACGTGAGCAGCCAACAATAAGCTCGCGACCTTGAGGGGCCATCTCCTGAACATCCACGCCATAGATGAGTGCCTTTGGCTTGTGCTCCGTCACGGTCTCGATAATCTGACGGAAGGCACTCTCCACCTCCTCGGGGGTCTTGAGACCTACACGGATACCTCCAACATCGCTCTTGTGAACGATGTCCGGACTTGAGATCTTCAGGACGACCGGATAGCCCAACTCGTCAGCGACTGCGCGTGCCTCCTCCGGGTTCGTTGCGAGGCGGATCCGAGCCACCGGAATATCGTAGGCCTCCGCAATGGCGTGTGCTTCACTACCTAACAGGACGCGCCGGCCATCTTCCTTGACCTTTGCGAGGATCTCAGCGACACGCTCCTTATCTACCGGAAACTGAGGAATGGCCTCATCCTTCAGGCTGTCACGACGAACAGTATATTTGTAGAGCTCAGCAAGCGCGTGGACTGCACGCTCAGGAAAGTCAAAGACGGGAATCGAACCGTCTGTGAGAATGATACGAGGATAGACCATAGAGTTGCCACCCATGAAGACGGCAAGAAGGGGTTTGTCAGGATACTCGTGGTGGGCGTCCACAAGAGCCTGTGCGGTCTCTGCGATCTGGGTCATGGCCTGTGGCGTGAGAAGAACAATGACAGCATCAACGTTCTCATCTCGAAGGACAGCCTCAGTACAGAGTTTGTAGTCCACAGCAGAGGCCGTACCGAGAGCGTCAACTGGATTGTAGACAGAGGCGGCAGGTGGAAGATTCTTCTTCAGATAGTCAATCGTTGCCTGAGAGAGCTTGGTCACCTCCAGCCCACTGGCCTCACACGCATCAGTGGTGAGAATGCCCGGACCGCCAGCATTTGTGACGATCGCCACTCGATTGCCAGCAGGGAGTTTCATGTCATCATACACATTTGCAACACCAAAGAGTTCTGCAATGCTCTCTGCACGGATGACACCACACTGCCTGAAGGCTGCATTGTACGCAGTGTCGCTACCAGCCAGTGATCCTGTATGCGAAGAGGCAGCTCGTGCTCCGGCCTGACTGACACCGGACTTGACAACAAAGATCGGCTTCTTGGGTGCAACACGCCTGCAAACCTCCATGAACTTCTTTCCATTGGCCACAGACTCGATATAGAGCAGGATAAAGGTAGAGTCGGGGTCTCGACCAAAGGCCTCCACAAAGTCGGCCTCATCGAGCTGGGCCTTATTTCCCAGACTGACGAACTTGGAGAACCCGATCTTCTCCATCAGGCTCCAATCGAGGATTCCGGTCATCAATGCACCGGACTGAGAGGCAAAGGCAATCGTCCCCTTGGCCGGGGTGCCTGATGAGAATGATGCGTTGTACGGACGGGAGAGATTGATCATACCTAGACAGTTGGGGCCTTGAATCACCATGCCGTACTTCTCGGCAATCTCGACGAGTTTCTTTTCAGCCTCCAACCCCTCATGACCGACCTCTTTGAATCCAGCAGTAATAATGACGAGGGCCTTTACACCTTTCTGCCCGCACTCTTCTACTACGGGTAAGACAAACCTGGCAGGAATGACAATGACTGCGACATCGACCTCGCCGGGGACATCACCGATCTTGCGATACACAGTCCTGCCCAATATCTCGCCGCCACGGGGATTGATGGGGTAGATCCGACCATCGTATCCACTGTCGATCAGATTTCGCATCACATCATTACCGAGTTTTCCCTTAGTCGCTGACGCCCCGATGACTGCAATCGAGCGTGGGTTGAAGAGAACATCAATACCCTGCTGCCTATCCATAGCTTTCACTTACCAGCACTTCTACAGGTTCGGCCCCTTAATAATTCCGTTAAAAGACTCTTGTTGGGGCACTATCCGTAATCGTAGGATATGCAGACCAGCCTAAGAAGATATCAGCCTTTCGACATATCGCCCAATTGCTGACAAGAGAGACGCTCTCTAATCGAATCAACAACTCTCACGATGCGTCACTCTCTGAAAACCGTTTACGCATATAGTAATAATATATATCGAGAGAATATTTGAAGTCCAAATATTCATCGAGA from Candidatus Thorarchaeota archaeon includes the following:
- a CDS encoding AAA family ATPase, which codes for MVQNIFIAGHGSTGKTLVALALAARLRAAGKTVSYFKPVGEKSYELSDAEHAVDEDAALMKDYLSMEQSLDAICPVVRTRVSPDEFLRVGHDDLLARIKEGYDAVSKNVDFVLIEGTANAWDLLHVDLSSPQLAKEFEAMVLCLVDFRDIDAIDDALLFRDFFRQHGIDTLHIILNMVPPMLMPSASTTIASVLEQFEMDYVGAVVQHKELFSPSIRDILQAVEGTMILGEDKLDVLITDFMVGNMAPENALGWFRRATDKAVITSGDRADVCLAALETDTNLLILTGSLGPDVRTLARARETDTAIMVTDKDTFTTSQLVDDLTGSVHPGDTEKIANVERIIGAVITPFASLLLGQ
- a CDS encoding acetate--CoA ligase family protein, which gives rise to MDRQQGIDVLFNPRSIAVIGASATKGKLGNDVMRNLIDSGYDGRIYPINPRGGEILGRTVYRKIGDVPGEVDVAVIVIPARFVLPVVEECGQKGVKALVIITAGFKEVGHEGLEAEKKLVEIAEKYGMVIQGPNCLGMINLSRPYNASFSSGTPAKGTIAFASQSGALMTGILDWSLMEKIGFSKFVSLGNKAQLDEADFVEAFGRDPDSTFILLYIESVANGKKFMEVCRRVAPKKPIFVVKSGVSQAGARAASSHTGSLAGSDTAYNAAFRQCGVIRAESIAELFGVANVYDDMKLPAGNRVAIVTNAGGPGILTTDACEASGLEVTKLSQATIDYLKKNLPPAASVYNPVDALGTASAVDYKLCTEAVLRDENVDAVIVLLTPQAMTQIAETAQALVDAHHEYPDKPLLAVFMGGNSMVYPRIILTDGSIPVFDFPERAVHALAELYKYTVRRDSLKDEAIPQFPVDKERVAEILAKVKEDGRRVLLGSEAHAIAEAYDIPVARIRLATNPEEARAVADELGYPVVLKISSPDIVHKSDVGGIRVGLKTPEEVESAFRQIIETVTEHKPKALIYGVDVQEMAPQGRELIVGCSRDVQFGPLIMFGAGGIFVNYLKDVAFRLAPMTRSDVGELISETKIATLLRGVRGEPPSDMNALEDTVLKISQLVTDFEDIVELDINPLFGYEQGKGVCAVDVKITIGE